The Flavobacterium psychrophilum genome includes a region encoding these proteins:
- a CDS encoding DNA-binding protein, with product MTKADIVAKISEKLGLEKGDVQATVESFMEEVKNSLETGDNVYLRGFGSFIIKTRAEKTGRNISKNTTIKIPAHNIPAFKPAKIFVDGVKTNTEAKVN from the coding sequence ATGACGAAAGCAGACATCGTAGCGAAAATTTCGGAGAAACTTGGCCTTGAAAAAGGTGATGTACAAGCAACAGTTGAGTCTTTTATGGAAGAAGTGAAAAACTCTCTTGAGACTGGTGACAATGTATACCTAAGAGGATTTGGAAGTTTTATCATTAAAACGCGCGCTGAAAAAACAGGTAGGAATATCTCTAAGAATACTACTATCAAAATACCTGCTCATAATATTCCGGCATTTAAACCTGCAAAGATTTTTGTTGACGGAGTAAAAACAAATACTGAGGCTAAAGTAAACTAA
- a CDS encoding adenine glycosylase, translating into MEFSKSLIHWYLQHKRDLPWRKTTGAYPIWLSEIMLQQTRVAQGLPYFLRFMEAFPTVQDMASAPEEQVLKLWQGLGYYSRARNLHATSKQVAYEMDGKFPDSYAGLLKLKGVGDYTAAAIASISYGEAVPVVDGNVYRVLSRVFGVDTDISSGGAKKQFTELAASLMPKKQASEFNQAMMEFGALQCVPKSPDCGICIFNADCVAYNTGRVGQLPVKLKKTKVTNRYFNYIVVKDSRGFSVVQKRTAKGIWHNLYEFPLLETQSLISEEEAVQGIQNFEGLGFVPTDIKLLNNEVIVHKLSHQHLYIRFWEVVTNEQVNGAVAVDVLKAFPFPIVIHNFMEKHWSDN; encoded by the coding sequence ATGGAATTTTCTAAGTCTTTAATTCATTGGTATTTACAGCATAAACGAGATTTGCCCTGGCGAAAAACCACGGGCGCATATCCTATTTGGCTCTCAGAAATAATGCTTCAGCAAACCCGTGTGGCACAGGGATTACCCTATTTTCTGCGTTTTATGGAAGCTTTTCCTACTGTTCAGGATATGGCTTCTGCACCCGAAGAACAGGTGCTAAAACTATGGCAAGGGCTGGGTTACTACTCCCGTGCGCGTAATCTCCATGCTACTTCTAAGCAGGTTGCCTACGAAATGGATGGTAAATTCCCCGACAGCTATGCCGGGCTCCTCAAATTAAAAGGAGTGGGCGACTATACCGCAGCCGCGATTGCCTCTATAAGTTATGGCGAGGCAGTGCCCGTTGTAGACGGTAATGTGTACCGGGTGCTTTCAAGGGTTTTTGGTGTAGATACCGATATTTCGTCGGGAGGCGCAAAGAAACAGTTTACAGAGTTGGCGGCCTCGCTAATGCCTAAAAAGCAAGCTTCAGAATTCAATCAGGCAATGATGGAGTTTGGCGCGCTGCAATGTGTGCCTAAAAGTCCCGATTGCGGTATCTGTATTTTTAATGCCGATTGCGTTGCTTATAATACAGGTAGGGTAGGGCAGCTTCCCGTGAAGCTCAAGAAAACAAAAGTCACCAATCGTTATTTTAATTACATAGTTGTTAAAGACAGCAGGGGTTTTAGCGTTGTGCAAAAACGTACAGCAAAAGGCATCTGGCATAATCTTTATGAGTTTCCGCTTCTGGAAACGCAGTCACTTATCTCCGAAGAGGAAGCTGTTCAGGGTATTCAGAATTTTGAAGGGCTGGGCTTTGTTCCAACAGATATAAAGCTGCTTAATAATGAGGTAATTGTGCACAAGTTGTCGCATCAGCATTTGTATATCCGTTTTTGGGAAGTGGTTACAAATGAGCAGGTTAATGGCGCTGTTGCTGTAGATGTTCTAAAAGCTTTTCCGTTTCCTATCGTTATCCATAATTTTATGGAGAAGCATTGGAGTGATAATTAA
- a CDS encoding single-stranded DNA-binding protein produces MNGTLNKVMLIGHLGDDVKLHYFEGGNCIGRFPLATNEIYINKQTNEKITSTEWHNLVVRNKAAEICEKYLSKGDKIYVEGRIKSRQWQGEDGATKYTTEIQVTEFTFLTTKKELDTTKQQSFSAQAVNEPAKTNYDINVPGPSDDLPF; encoded by the coding sequence ATGAACGGTACCTTAAATAAAGTGATGCTGATAGGGCATTTGGGCGATGATGTTAAACTTCATTATTTTGAAGGAGGCAACTGCATTGGCCGTTTTCCGCTGGCTACTAACGAAATATACATCAATAAGCAAACCAACGAGAAGATAACATCTACCGAATGGCATAACCTGGTTGTGCGTAATAAAGCCGCTGAAATATGCGAAAAGTACCTGAGCAAGGGGGATAAGATATATGTTGAGGGAAGGATAAAATCGCGCCAATGGCAGGGTGAAGATGGTGCTACAAAGTATACTACCGAAATTCAGGTAACGGAGTTTACTTTTCTAACCACTAAAAAAGAACTTGATACTACAAAACAGCAGTCGTTTTCCGCACAGGCGGTCAATGAACCTGCAAAAACGAATTATGATATAAACGTGCCGGGACCAAGTGATGACCTGCCGTTTTAA
- a CDS encoding hemolysin, with protein MDPDPSSLTSLDLNLIAGLAVIAILLLCSAFISGTEVALFSLTPQDIDKINQKNSRKGSVIVSLLEKPKKLLATIVVTNTFINIAIIILFFRMGNRLFGNIALPWLSFALQVIIVAFLVLLFGEVVPKLYAGRNNTRFAKRVCYILYGLNKILSPISVPMREVTLALHKKVGMQGNGLSVDRLSQALELTDYGDATREEQKILEGIVSFGNTDVKQVMSPRIDIYAIDVESPFGEIMNGIVDKGFSRIPVYRDNIDQIEGVLFIKDLIPHIDKDDFEWQSIIRPPFFVPENKKLDNLLKEFQTMKSHLAIVVDEYGGTSGIISLEDILEEIVGDISDEFDDEDIVYTRIDDHNFLFDGKISLKDFYRITDVEEENYEQAKGEAETLAGLLLEIWGNFPKKGQKISFNGNIFTVESVDKRRIKQIKVTLK; from the coding sequence TTGGACCCCGACCCCTCGAGTTTAACCTCATTAGACCTTAACCTCATAGCAGGACTGGCAGTAATTGCCATATTACTTTTATGCTCTGCTTTTATATCCGGAACAGAGGTAGCGCTCTTCTCGCTAACGCCTCAGGATATAGACAAAATCAATCAGAAAAATTCCAGAAAAGGCAGTGTTATAGTTTCGCTTCTCGAAAAGCCTAAGAAACTGCTGGCTACAATAGTTGTTACCAATACATTTATCAATATTGCCATTATCATTCTTTTTTTTAGAATGGGCAACAGGCTGTTCGGCAATATTGCGCTACCGTGGCTCAGCTTTGCTTTGCAGGTAATTATTGTAGCTTTTCTTGTACTGCTTTTTGGTGAAGTTGTTCCCAAACTATATGCAGGCCGTAACAATACCAGGTTTGCAAAAAGAGTTTGCTATATTTTGTACGGACTTAACAAGATACTTTCTCCCATAAGTGTGCCTATGCGCGAAGTTACGCTGGCGCTTCATAAAAAAGTGGGAATGCAGGGTAATGGGCTTTCTGTTGACAGGCTTTCGCAGGCATTGGAGCTTACCGATTACGGTGATGCTACACGAGAAGAGCAGAAGATACTTGAAGGGATAGTGTCATTTGGTAATACCGATGTTAAGCAGGTAATGAGTCCGCGGATAGATATTTATGCCATAGATGTCGAGTCGCCATTTGGTGAAATTATGAATGGTATAGTAGATAAAGGATTTTCGCGAATACCGGTATACCGCGATAATATAGACCAGATAGAAGGAGTGCTGTTCATAAAAGATCTTATTCCGCATATCGATAAGGACGATTTTGAGTGGCAAAGCATTATCCGTCCGCCATTTTTTGTTCCGGAAAATAAAAAACTGGATAACCTGCTAAAGGAGTTTCAGACAATGAAAAGCCATTTGGCTATTGTAGTAGATGAGTACGGTGGCACATCGGGTATTATATCGCTGGAAGATATCCTTGAAGAGATCGTAGGTGATATAAGCGATGAGTTTGATGATGAAGATATAGTGTACACTCGCATTGATGACCATAATTTTCTTTTTGACGGAAAGATATCGCTCAAAGATTTTTACCGCATTACAGATGTAGAGGAGGAAAATTACGAGCAGGCTAAGGGCGAAGCTGAAACGCTTGCCGGGCTTCTGTTGGAGATATGGGGTAATTTTCCGAAAAAAGGACAAAAAATTAGCTTTAATGGCAATATCTTTACCGTCGAATCAGTTGATAAGAGAAGGATAAAACAAATTAAGGTTACACTTAAATGA